Proteins encoded together in one Deinococcus irradiatisoli window:
- a CDS encoding threonine aldolase family protein, which translates to MTAQSAPAVQPVQPVPSNRIDLRSDTVTVPTPEMRLAMAEAVVGDDVYGEDPTVNTLQQTVAELLGKEAALFMPSGSMTNQVAIAMHTSRGQEVICAEGSHIYEWELGMMAAFSGVVPRFVPAPLGIPDPQQVRRAVRRSIHQSPTGLISLENTHNKMGGTVIPLDVMHAIRAVADEEGLPLHLDGARMANAAAALGVSLKEVAAPFHSVSLCLSKGLGAPVGSVLAGSKADLVRAHRYRKMLGGGMRQAGVLAAAGLLALRDGPARLKADHVRARRLAETLVEAGYDVNLDAVQTNIVYATIPGAQQKVSAWAEQGLLASALDVDSVRFVLHYQIDDEMLERALRVLRA; encoded by the coding sequence ATGACTGCTCAATCTGCTCCCGCTGTTCAGCCTGTCCAACCCGTGCCGTCCAACCGCATCGATCTGCGCTCCGATACCGTCACGGTGCCCACCCCCGAGATGCGGCTCGCCATGGCCGAGGCGGTCGTCGGCGACGACGTGTACGGCGAGGACCCGACCGTCAACACCCTCCAGCAGACGGTGGCCGAACTGCTCGGGAAGGAAGCGGCGCTGTTCATGCCGTCCGGCAGCATGACCAACCAGGTGGCGATCGCCATGCACACCTCGCGGGGGCAGGAAGTCATCTGCGCCGAGGGCTCGCACATCTACGAGTGGGAACTCGGCATGATGGCGGCCTTTTCCGGGGTGGTGCCGCGCTTCGTGCCGGCGCCGCTGGGCATCCCCGATCCGCAGCAGGTGCGCCGCGCGGTGCGCCGCAGCATTCACCAGTCGCCCACCGGCCTGATCAGCCTGGAAAACACCCACAACAAGATGGGCGGCACGGTGATTCCGCTGGACGTGATGCACGCCATTCGCGCCGTGGCCGACGAGGAGGGCCTGCCGCTGCACCTCGACGGCGCGCGGATGGCCAACGCGGCGGCGGCGCTCGGCGTGAGCCTGAAGGAAGTCGCCGCGCCGTTTCACAGCGTCAGCCTGTGCCTGAGCAAAGGGCTGGGCGCGCCGGTGGGCAGCGTGCTGGCCGGGTCGAAGGCCGATCTGGTGCGGGCCCACCGCTACCGCAAGATGCTCGGCGGCGGCATGCGTCAGGCCGGGGTGCTGGCGGCGGCCGGTCTGCTGGCCCTGCGCGACGGCCCGGCCCGCCTGAAGGCCGACCATGTGCGGGCGCGCCGGCTCGCCGAAACGCTGGTGGAAGCCGGTTACGACGTCAACCTCGACGCGGTGCAGACCAACATCGTCTACGCCACCATTCCCGGTGCCCAGCAGAAGGTCAGCGCCTGGGCCGAGCAGGGCCTGCTCGCCAGCGCCCTGGACGTGGACAGCGTGCGGTTCGTGCTGCACTACCAGATCGATGACGAGATGCTGGAGCGGGCCTTGCGGGTGCTGCGGGCCTAA
- a CDS encoding peptidylprolyl isomerase has protein sequence MRFLLPSLLGSLLLSGPAAAAFVPVAPLSEKQITSFKAPQWVIDPAKTYRAVIGTTKGDITVEFYPQKAPKAVNSFVFLALNHFYDGTPFHRVLQGFMAQGGDPTGTGTGSPGYSFYVELDDTLNFNSAGVLGMARAQSLSSQGSQFFITLAPAPFLNGQYTVFGKVVEGQKVVDALQKIDPQNPDPAIKPDRIQSVQVLVETPDAK, from the coding sequence ATGCGCTTCCTGCTTCCCTCGCTGCTCGGCTCGCTGTTGCTCTCCGGCCCGGCGGCCGCCGCCTTCGTGCCGGTGGCCCCGCTTTCCGAAAAACAAATCACGTCGTTCAAGGCCCCGCAGTGGGTGATCGACCCGGCCAAGACTTACCGGGCCGTGATCGGCACCACCAAGGGCGACATCACGGTGGAGTTCTACCCCCAGAAAGCGCCCAAGGCGGTCAACAGCTTCGTGTTCCTGGCGCTCAACCACTTCTACGACGGCACGCCGTTTCACCGGGTGCTGCAGGGCTTCATGGCTCAGGGCGGCGATCCCACCGGCACCGGTACCGGCAGCCCCGGCTACAGCTTCTACGTGGAACTCGACGACACCCTCAACTTCAACTCGGCCGGGGTGCTGGGCATGGCCCGCGCGCAGAGCCTGTCCTCGCAGGGCAGCCAGTTTTTCATCACCTTGGCCCCGGCGCCGTTTCTGAACGGCCAGTACACCGTGTTCGGCAAGGTCGTCGAGGGGCAGAAGGTCGTGGACGCCCTGCAGAAGATCGATCCGCAAAACCCCGACCCGGCCATCAAGCCCGACCGCATCCAGAGCGTGCAGGTGCTGGTGGAAACGCCGGACGCCAAGTAA
- a CDS encoding phosphodiester glycosidase family protein, with the protein MRRALLFLALTACLNACTPIQALEVSTPVWGGSSYTVTTLDISRDALKLYWKNPQTGQPFLRFQTLRTYLAGRGETLLFATNSGIYTPQFAPLGLHVEGGKNLTRLNNARSGPGGGNFALRPNGVFWIQGSKAGIMETDAYRDSDLTPDYAAQSGPLLVSGGQIHPEFNEGSTSFKLRSGVGVCKGGPGGKMLVKFAISASPVNFYTFATFFRDALGCPDALYLDGSISALYTPDLGDGQWVNFAGMWAVTSKR; encoded by the coding sequence ATGCGCCGCGCCCTCCTCTTTCTGGCCCTCACCGCCTGCCTCAACGCCTGCACGCCGATTCAGGCGCTGGAGGTCAGCACCCCGGTGTGGGGCGGCAGCAGTTACACCGTCACCACCCTGGATATCAGCCGCGACGCCCTCAAGCTCTACTGGAAAAATCCCCAGACGGGTCAGCCGTTTTTGCGCTTTCAGACGCTGCGCACCTATCTGGCCGGGCGCGGCGAGACGCTTCTGTTCGCCACCAACAGCGGCATCTACACCCCCCAGTTCGCGCCGCTGGGCCTGCACGTCGAGGGCGGCAAGAACCTAACCCGGCTGAACAACGCCCGTTCCGGTCCCGGCGGCGGCAACTTCGCGCTGCGGCCCAACGGGGTGTTCTGGATTCAGGGCAGCAAGGCCGGCATCATGGAAACCGACGCCTACCGCGACAGCGACCTGACCCCCGATTACGCCGCCCAGAGCGGCCCGCTGCTGGTCAGCGGCGGCCAGATTCACCCGGAATTCAACGAGGGCAGCACCAGCTTCAAGCTGCGCAGCGGGGTGGGCGTGTGCAAGGGCGGCCCCGGCGGCAAGATGCTGGTCAAGTTCGCCATCAGCGCTTCGCCGGTCAATTTCTACACCTTCGCCACCTTCTTCCGCGACGCGCTGGGCTGCCCCGACGCCCTGTACCTCGACGGCTCGATCAGCGCCCTCTACACCCCCGATCTGGGCGACGGGCAGTGGGTCAACTTCGCCGGGATGTGGGCCGTGACCAGCAAGCGCTGA
- a CDS encoding cupin domain-containing protein codes for MTTPSLQKVSLADKFAAIPDYWNPRVVGEVSGHQVKLAKFQGEFDWHHHEHEDELFLVVRGELVLGLRDPDERELRLSEGELIVVPRGVSHRPAAGTPETWVMMFEPGSTLNTGNLRNERTRTELERL; via the coding sequence ATGACCACCCCCAGCCTGCAGAAAGTCAGCCTCGCCGACAAGTTCGCCGCCATTCCCGATTACTGGAATCCGCGGGTGGTGGGCGAGGTCAGCGGCCACCAGGTCAAGCTGGCGAAGTTTCAGGGCGAGTTCGACTGGCACCACCACGAGCACGAAGACGAGCTTTTTCTGGTGGTGCGCGGCGAACTGGTTCTGGGTCTACGTGACCCGGACGAGCGCGAGCTGCGGCTCTCGGAAGGCGAACTGATCGTCGTGCCGCGCGGCGTTTCGCACCGCCCCGCCGCCGGCACGCCGGAAACCTGGGTGATGATGTTCGAACCCGGCAGCACCCTCAACACCGGCAACCTCCGAAACGAGCGCACCCGGACGGAGCTGGAGCGCCTGTGA
- a CDS encoding Ppx/GppA phosphatase family protein, which produces MRVAVADLGTNACKLLIAEGNGLAFRVTEEVRRQTRLGECLDAEGNLTSEGEGRLIAALRTFAELAQAAGVGNVRAYATSALREAPNAQAVVARVREASGIKPVIISGEREGKLTYLGAAHSSGFGPDNLLLDLGGGSLELARGGPEQAGVVVSLPLGAVRLHREVLFEEPPGAQAVAALERRVTETLASHLDPFRVNQNTRVFGSSGTFQALGAAIASRQGAARVSEHKAGGFTFEVGALGELLRELQDLTPAQRIQAGIEPLRTDIIVAGAAVLHAALRTVGAERVTVSGGALREGMLLEAFAAGP; this is translated from the coding sequence ATGCGCGTCGCCGTCGCCGATCTCGGCACCAATGCCTGCAAACTGCTGATCGCCGAGGGAAACGGCCTGGCTTTCCGCGTCACCGAAGAGGTGCGCCGGCAGACCCGCCTGGGCGAATGCCTGGACGCCGAGGGGAACCTCACCTCCGAAGGCGAAGGCCGCCTGATCGCGGCGCTGCGAACCTTCGCGGAACTGGCTCAGGCTGCCGGGGTCGGGAACGTGCGGGCCTACGCCACCAGCGCCCTGCGCGAAGCGCCCAATGCTCAGGCGGTGGTGGCGCGGGTGCGGGAAGCCTCTGGCATCAAACCGGTGATCATCAGCGGCGAACGCGAGGGGAAATTGACCTACCTCGGCGCGGCCCACAGCAGCGGATTCGGCCCCGACAACCTGCTGCTCGATCTGGGCGGCGGCAGCCTCGAACTCGCACGCGGCGGCCCCGAGCAGGCGGGGGTGGTGGTGAGCCTGCCGCTGGGGGCCGTGCGGCTGCACCGCGAGGTTCTGTTCGAGGAACCGCCCGGCGCGCAGGCCGTCGCCGCGCTCGAGCGGCGGGTCACGGAAACGCTGGCCTCGCACCTAGACCCCTTCCGGGTGAACCAGAACACCCGCGTGTTCGGCTCCAGCGGCACCTTCCAGGCGCTCGGCGCGGCCATCGCCTCGCGGCAGGGCGCGGCCAGGGTCAGCGAGCACAAGGCGGGCGGGTTCACGTTCGAGGTCGGGGCGCTCGGCGAATTGCTGCGCGAACTGCAAGACCTCACCCCGGCGCAGCGTATCCAGGCGGGCATCGAGCCGCTGCGGACCGACATTATCGTCGCGGGCGCGGCGGTGCTCCACGCCGCGCTACGGACCGTCGGGGCCGAGCGGGTCACGGTCAGCGGCGGCGCACTGCGCGAGGGGATGCTGCTTGAGGCGTTCGCGGCCGGACCGTAG
- a CDS encoding sulfurtransferase → MPSPLISAAEVLQSLDDPQLRLLDTRYALADPLSGRLAYMAGHLPGAVFADLETDLSGEVQPSGAGGRHPLPEPQVLATWLGEQGIGDGHRVVVYDDPSTGQGFYAAHAWWLLRWLGHAQVQVLDGGWPAYLAAGGPVSTEEPAYPPATFTPRVQAGWVLSAEEVAALPPHITLIDSRAAPRYRGEVEPIDKKAGHIPGARNEDWAAGLKPDGTFKAPEEQAQRFPEGEVALYCGSGVSAAGNLLALAVAGREPGPGVRLYAGSWSDWISDDTRPIATGEN, encoded by the coding sequence ATGCCTTCTCCCCTGATCTCCGCCGCCGAGGTGCTCCAGAGCCTAGATGATCCTCAACTGCGCCTGCTCGATACCCGCTACGCGCTGGCCGATCCGCTCTCGGGACGGCTGGCCTACATGGCCGGCCACCTGCCCGGCGCGGTGTTCGCCGACCTGGAAACCGACCTCAGCGGCGAAGTCCAGCCCAGCGGCGCCGGCGGGCGCCACCCCCTGCCCGAGCCGCAGGTGCTGGCGACCTGGCTGGGCGAGCAGGGCATCGGCGACGGGCACCGCGTCGTGGTCTACGACGACCCCAGCACCGGGCAGGGCTTTTACGCCGCCCACGCCTGGTGGTTGCTGCGCTGGCTGGGGCACGCCCAGGTACAGGTGCTCGACGGCGGCTGGCCGGCGTATCTTGCGGCGGGCGGCCCGGTGAGCACCGAGGAGCCGGCCTACCCGCCCGCCACCTTCACGCCGCGGGTGCAGGCAGGCTGGGTGCTCAGCGCCGAGGAGGTCGCCGCGCTGCCGCCGCACATTACCCTGATCGATTCGCGCGCCGCGCCGCGCTACCGGGGCGAGGTCGAGCCGATCGACAAGAAGGCCGGCCACATCCCGGGCGCCAGGAACGAGGACTGGGCCGCCGGGCTGAAGCCGGACGGCACCTTCAAGGCCCCCGAGGAACAGGCCCAGCGCTTTCCCGAAGGCGAGGTGGCGCTCTACTGCGGCAGCGGCGTCTCGGCGGCCGGGAACCTGCTGGCCCTGGCGGTGGCCGGCCGCGAACCGGGGCCGGGCGTGCGCCTCTACGCCGGATCGTGGAGCGACTGGATCAGCGACGACACCCGGCCGATCGCCACCGGCGAAAACTAA
- a CDS encoding acyl-CoA thioesterase produces MPHRSPPRRSDYRAFQPLQTRWADNDIYGHVNNAAYYTYFDTAVNAFLIAGGLLDIHAGSTIGLVVETGCAYFEAVAFPQTLAVGLKVAALGRTSVRYELALFREGQDTAAAAGHFVHVYVDRLSRRPVPLAEDLRRALEKLL; encoded by the coding sequence ATGCCGCACCGCTCGCCGCCGCGCCGCTCGGATTACCGCGCCTTCCAGCCCCTTCAGACCCGCTGGGCCGACAACGACATCTACGGCCATGTCAACAATGCCGCCTACTACACCTATTTTGACACGGCGGTGAACGCCTTCCTGATCGCCGGGGGGCTGCTCGACATCCATGCCGGCAGCACCATCGGTCTGGTGGTCGAGACCGGCTGCGCCTATTTCGAGGCAGTGGCCTTTCCTCAGACGCTGGCGGTGGGCCTCAAGGTGGCGGCCCTGGGGCGCACCAGCGTGCGCTACGAACTGGCCCTCTTCCGCGAAGGTCAGGACACGGCGGCGGCGGCGGGCCATTTCGTCCACGTTTACGTGGACCGCCTCAGCCGCCGCCCCGTTCCGCTGGCTGAAGACCTGCGCCGGGCGCTCGAAAAGCTCCTTTAG
- a CDS encoding peptidoglycan-binding domain-containing protein encodes MTRPLTFALTLLGSLLAGPVLFPSGAQATTLAPAPGAASELPSGMVPTPADIDKAALRLAQELDGVLRNCPAAYVSIGTPDKRCVGVAGDVETVRQHLGAALGSDLYGVWRSRDDQRTVFNWIKMPSGTVYLRVAADEAGAGRSLIYLDAPTVPAAAVTTTPPASSPVSAAAPAKSATGSAAPAAAPIPTVTRTFQAPSPSANGTARVQTGSPVPFTRTLALKSPRLSGPDVLAAQNRLIALTLGSAGGQGDGWYGPNTAKTVRDFQAANNLKVTGVLDRATWTLLFSAGAKPFKSVGK; translated from the coding sequence ATGACCAGGCCCCTTACGTTCGCCCTCACCCTGCTCGGTTCACTGCTGGCCGGACCGGTGCTGTTTCCGTCCGGCGCGCAGGCGACCACCCTCGCCCCGGCCCCCGGCGCCGCCTCGGAACTGCCCAGCGGTATGGTGCCCACGCCCGCCGACATCGACAAGGCCGCCCTGCGGCTGGCCCAGGAACTCGACGGGGTGCTCCGCAACTGCCCGGCCGCCTACGTCAGCATCGGCACGCCGGACAAGCGCTGCGTGGGCGTGGCGGGCGACGTGGAAACAGTTCGCCAGCACCTCGGCGCGGCCCTGGGCAGCGACCTCTACGGAGTCTGGCGCAGCCGCGACGACCAGCGCACGGTGTTCAACTGGATCAAGATGCCCAGCGGCACGGTGTACCTGCGCGTCGCCGCCGACGAAGCGGGAGCCGGGCGCAGCTTGATCTACCTCGACGCGCCGACCGTCCCGGCGGCGGCCGTCACGACGACGCCGCCAGCGTCTTCACCGGTTTCGGCAGCGGCCCCCGCCAAATCGGCGACCGGCAGCGCCGCGCCCGCAGCGGCGCCCATCCCCACCGTGACCCGGACGTTTCAGGCGCCCTCGCCCAGCGCCAACGGCACCGCCAGGGTCCAGACAGGAAGCCCGGTGCCGTTTACCCGCACCCTGGCGCTGAAATCGCCGCGCCTGAGTGGCCCCGACGTGCTGGCCGCCCAGAACCGCCTGATCGCCCTGACGCTGGGCAGCGCAGGCGGCCAGGGCGACGGCTGGTACGGTCCCAACACCGCCAAAACGGTGCGCGATTTCCAGGCGGCCAACAACCTGAAGGTCACCGGGGTGCTCGACCGCGCCACCTGGACGCTGCTCTTCTCGGCCGGCGCCAAGCCGTTCAAGTCGGTGGGCAAGTAA
- a CDS encoding FAD-dependent oxidoreductase codes for MFTPRTAPRSQPQPGHLYDVAVLGAGLAGSELAWRLAQGGQDVLLVSQALDHLGNLYQPTLAGAAFPEQSLFAQVQRAMAPDTDGWTFHCRLKAELEGTAGIHLLQSCVTGLDEDAGTVELSTWEGPKLRARRVVLAVGAFLKGRLLIGETMEEAGRLSEVAYDFLADDLAAQGVYLTYASGEAQPAPGAPDYEVRFQVLAASELSGFALRRFDQVWALGRCTPGEHTYASVLHDAARLAEVLLAAPQEPA; via the coding sequence ATGTTCACGCCCCGAACCGCGCCGCGCAGCCAGCCCCAGCCGGGTCACCTCTACGACGTGGCGGTGCTCGGCGCCGGGCTGGCCGGCAGCGAACTCGCCTGGCGGCTGGCCCAGGGCGGTCAGGACGTGCTGCTGGTGTCGCAGGCGCTCGACCATCTGGGCAACCTGTACCAGCCGACGCTGGCCGGCGCGGCGTTTCCGGAGCAGAGCCTGTTTGCCCAGGTGCAGCGGGCCATGGCCCCCGACACCGACGGCTGGACCTTTCACTGCCGCCTGAAGGCCGAGCTCGAGGGCACGGCGGGCATACACCTGCTGCAGTCGTGCGTCACCGGACTGGATGAAGACGCGGGCACCGTGGAGCTCTCCACCTGGGAAGGCCCCAAGCTGCGCGCCCGCCGGGTGGTGCTGGCGGTGGGCGCCTTTCTGAAGGGCCGGCTGCTGATCGGCGAGACGATGGAAGAAGCCGGGCGGCTCAGCGAGGTCGCCTACGACTTCCTGGCCGACGACCTCGCCGCCCAGGGGGTGTACCTGACCTACGCTTCGGGTGAAGCCCAGCCTGCCCCCGGCGCGCCCGACTACGAGGTGCGGTTTCAGGTGCTGGCGGCCTCCGAGCTGAGCGGCTTCGCGCTGCGGCGCTTCGATCAGGTCTGGGCGCTGGGCCGCTGCACCCCCGGCGAGCACACCTACGCCTCGGTGCTGCACGATGCGGCGCGGCTGGCCGAAGTGCTGCTCGCCGCGCCCCAGGAGCCGGCATGA
- the trmB gene encoding tRNA (guanine(46)-N(7))-methyltransferase TrmB: MIFRLGDFHFPDAPSRLYPDTPGRPWVLEIGFGDGRFWPDYAGTFEAAPNYLGVELSGVSLLKAARRLKAAGLHNAHLTKLPATPLLREAVPEGALSEIVVNFPDPWPKAEHEHHRLLSADFFRLAASRLRPGGAVLLTTDHTDYFEFALAEAERSGVIRAELGQPPAAALHTKYALKWQGLGLEAQHARFVATAQPQALHGALTPYPDTTDPEDARVPHAVLELPADFDFSAFERRAVRLPGAGGASGDTVVLLDAYRSLRREEYTVLAHVVEGELTQEVLINVTQRAGGTTLVRLGKFGGPIITPGVKAAVGAVTDWLVSQGGAVRHLGY, translated from the coding sequence ATGATCTTTCGCCTGGGCGATTTTCATTTTCCCGACGCCCCCTCGCGCCTTTACCCCGACACCCCCGGGCGGCCCTGGGTGCTGGAAATCGGGTTCGGCGACGGGCGCTTCTGGCCCGACTACGCCGGCACCTTCGAGGCCGCGCCCAATTACCTGGGGGTGGAACTCAGCGGCGTGAGCTTGCTCAAGGCGGCCCGGCGGCTCAAGGCGGCGGGCCTGCACAACGCCCACCTCACCAAATTGCCGGCCACGCCGCTGCTGCGCGAAGCCGTACCGGAAGGAGCACTCAGCGAGATCGTGGTGAACTTTCCCGATCCCTGGCCCAAGGCCGAGCACGAGCATCACCGCCTGCTCAGCGCCGACTTCTTCCGCCTGGCCGCCAGCCGCCTGCGCCCCGGCGGCGCGGTGCTGCTCACCACCGACCACACCGACTACTTCGAGTTCGCGCTGGCCGAGGCCGAGCGAAGCGGCGTCATTCGGGCGGAACTGGGTCAGCCGCCCGCCGCCGCCCTGCACACCAAGTACGCCCTGAAATGGCAGGGGTTGGGGCTCGAAGCCCAGCACGCCCGCTTCGTGGCGACGGCCCAGCCGCAGGCGCTCCACGGCGCCCTCACCCCCTACCCCGACACCACCGACCCGGAGGATGCCCGCGTGCCCCACGCCGTTCTAGAGTTGCCCGCCGATTTCGATTTCAGCGCCTTCGAGCGCCGGGCTGTTCGCCTGCCCGGTGCGGGCGGGGCCTCCGGCGACACGGTGGTGCTGCTCGACGCCTACCGCAGCCTGCGGCGCGAGGAATACACGGTGCTGGCCCACGTCGTCGAGGGCGAACTCACCCAGGAGGTGCTGATCAACGTCACGCAGCGTGCGGGCGGCACCACCCTGGTGCGCCTGGGCAAGTTTGGCGGCCCGATCATCACGCCCGGCGTCAAGGCGGCGGTGGGGGCCGTGACCGACTGGCTGGTGTCGCAGGGCGGCGCGGTGCGGCACCTGGGATACTGA
- the dnaX gene encoding DNA polymerase III subunit gamma/tau — protein MSAIYQRARPISWEQVVGQEHVKDVLQGALEAGRVGHAYLFSGPRGVGKTTTARLIAMTANCQASGKKPCGECESCLSVRAGNHPDVLEIDAASNNSVDDVRDLREKVGLSAMRGGKKIYILDEAHMMSRAAFNALLKTLEEPPEHVIFILATTEPEKIIPTILSRCQHYRFRRLTAEEIAGKLAQLTVQEGARAEPEALQLIGRLADGAMRDGESLLERMLAAGQAVTLGGVEAALGLPPSERVRQMAQALLDLDAGPLLSGAAQLYRDGYAARTVVEGLVSALGAALHAELGLSPEGRLERADVPRLLRLQAALDAQEARFSRGADQLSLELALTHALIAGEGQPEAGAAPAPQRASPAQSGSLSADAAARLSKLEREVSALKAGGAPGRGAESASEIPAFNPAASRAPAAAPRAAAPVPSGGTWADVMTLANMQMRAFLKPARTHAEAGYASLSYDARGKFHAKQVYDKFDEVGALVLKVFGPVTFELISPDHNRKAKLGGAGAAPVSEVAATPEPEPEPAPRRPAPAARPAPPALDDIPDFVPTGRPKAAAAAPRSTPAAPPQADVPDDLPPFEPSARTARPVPIRPVPDPPSPDDAAPAPLPEAGTKTPPRTTELYIPLEPISQEPDWDDLGGPLETQGSVQTASPAPAPRASAPPPRAAAERPASRTPAPPGDVRAHPNYLEVTRLFSGRVKEIGKVKKTALSAADDSDDADDLDSAVDGAAEA, from the coding sequence GTGAGCGCCATCTATCAGCGGGCCAGGCCCATTTCCTGGGAACAGGTGGTGGGGCAGGAACATGTCAAGGACGTCTTGCAGGGCGCGCTGGAGGCCGGGCGCGTCGGGCACGCCTACCTGTTCTCGGGACCGCGCGGCGTGGGCAAGACCACCACCGCCCGCCTGATCGCCATGACCGCCAACTGCCAGGCCAGCGGCAAGAAACCCTGCGGCGAGTGCGAGAGCTGCCTGTCGGTGCGGGCCGGCAACCACCCCGACGTGCTGGAAATCGACGCGGCCAGCAACAACAGCGTCGACGACGTGCGCGACCTGCGCGAGAAGGTGGGCCTGAGCGCCATGCGCGGCGGCAAGAAGATCTACATCCTCGACGAAGCGCACATGATGAGCCGGGCGGCCTTCAACGCGCTGCTCAAGACGCTGGAAGAGCCCCCGGAGCACGTCATCTTCATTCTGGCGACCACCGAGCCGGAAAAGATCATTCCGACGATCCTGTCGCGCTGCCAGCACTACCGCTTCCGGCGCCTGACCGCCGAGGAGATCGCCGGCAAGCTCGCTCAGCTGACGGTCCAGGAAGGTGCCCGAGCCGAGCCGGAAGCGCTGCAGCTCATCGGCCGCCTCGCCGACGGGGCCATGCGCGACGGCGAGAGCCTGCTCGAGCGCATGCTGGCCGCCGGGCAGGCCGTGACCCTCGGCGGCGTGGAAGCGGCCCTGGGCCTGCCGCCGTCCGAGCGGGTGCGCCAGATGGCCCAGGCGCTGCTCGACCTCGACGCCGGGCCGCTGCTTTCCGGCGCGGCGCAGCTCTACCGCGACGGCTACGCGGCCCGCACGGTGGTCGAGGGGCTGGTCTCGGCGCTGGGCGCGGCGCTGCACGCCGAGCTGGGCCTGAGCCCCGAAGGCCGGCTCGAGCGCGCCGACGTGCCCCGGTTGCTGCGGCTTCAGGCCGCCCTCGACGCCCAGGAAGCCCGCTTCAGCCGGGGCGCTGACCAGCTCAGCCTGGAACTGGCCCTGACGCACGCCCTGATCGCCGGCGAGGGCCAGCCGGAAGCGGGCGCGGCCCCGGCACCGCAGCGGGCCAGCCCGGCCCAGAGTGGCAGTTTGAGCGCCGACGCGGCGGCCCGCCTCAGCAAGCTGGAGCGCGAGGTCAGCGCCCTGAAAGCGGGGGGAGCTCCGGGGCGCGGCGCCGAATCCGCCAGCGAGATTCCCGCCTTCAATCCGGCGGCCAGCCGCGCTCCTGCCGCCGCGCCCCGCGCCGCTGCGCCCGTTCCGAGCGGCGGCACCTGGGCCGACGTGATGACGCTGGCGAACATGCAGATGCGCGCCTTTCTCAAGCCGGCCCGTACGCACGCCGAGGCCGGGTACGCCAGCCTGAGTTACGACGCGCGCGGCAAGTTTCACGCCAAGCAGGTCTACGACAAGTTCGACGAGGTCGGCGCACTGGTGCTGAAAGTTTTCGGTCCGGTGACGTTCGAGTTGATCTCGCCGGACCACAACCGCAAGGCCAAGCTCGGCGGCGCCGGCGCCGCCCCCGTCAGCGAGGTGGCGGCGACCCCGGAACCAGAACCGGAGCCGGCGCCGCGCCGACCCGCGCCCGCCGCCAGACCTGCCCCGCCCGCGCTCGACGACATTCCCGATTTCGTGCCCACGGGCAGGCCGAAAGCCGCCGCCGCTGCACCACGCAGCACCCCCGCCGCGCCTCCGCAGGCCGACGTTCCCGACGATCTGCCGCCCTTTGAGCCAAGTGCCCGCACGGCCCGGCCGGTGCCGATTCGCCCGGTGCCCGATCCGCCCTCGCCGGACGATGCCGCGCCCGCGCCGCTGCCCGAGGCGGGAACCAAGACCCCGCCCAGAACCACCGAGCTCTACATTCCCCTGGAGCCGATCAGCCAGGAACCCGACTGGGACGATCTCGGTGGGCCGCTGGAGACCCAGGGGAGCGTGCAGACCGCGTCGCCCGCCCCCGCACCCCGGGCCAGTGCGCCACCGCCCCGTGCAGCTGCCGAGCGCCCGGCTTCCCGCACGCCAGCGCCGCCGGGCGACGTGCGTGCCCACCCCAATTACCTGGAAGTCACGCGGCTCTTTTCCGGCCGGGTCAAGGAGATCGGCAAGGTCAAGAAAACGGCCCTGAGCGCTGCCGACGACAGCGACGACGCTGACGACCTCGACAGCGCGGTCGACGGAGCAGCGGAAGCCTGA